The following are encoded together in the Triticum dicoccoides isolate Atlit2015 ecotype Zavitan chromosome 6B, WEW_v2.0, whole genome shotgun sequence genome:
- the LOC119324814 gene encoding fatty-acid-binding protein 2-like, whose amino-acid sequence MKPDWFIFSKLDHNGGYLHKFPIGSPMSHDIGLGLISQVGALVESSFQHPRHVCSTGSGAVQEAFSCFNKVAGAFYFCLSRATNPNILHRLSAIAGSGSRACRAQIKQVTSCMQHLAGLQAREEHAIQMLLAKLANATLGRAWNEVEERHACNILMLAAASVIPPFENISPKMLADSMMLGKDGVDQIGEHVDQPYLDERRPGCARVAVPRTIYPEDLTEPRTGIKFPTLLEENSNPAAEVLVGMGYRSMRIMKVKNLNLYAFGLYIQPDSICNKLGSKYASVPVAELKDHPDFYEDLLRENIHMTVRLVVSYNGLSISAVQDAFEKSLGFRLQKMNPNTDYHCLKTFGSYFREDIRIPVGTKIDFRQTCDGQLITEVDGKQIGAVQSKDLCRAFFDMYIGDPPVSVETKQDIAQNVGGLIRRC is encoded by the exons ATGAAACCTGATTGGTTcattttctccaagcttgatcatAATGGAGGATACCTGCATAAGTTTCCAATTGGCTCTCCAATGTCGCATGACATCGGGTTAGGATTGATATCACAAGTCGGGGCTTTAGTCGAGAGTTCCTTTCAGCATCCGCGGCATGTATGCTCTACAGGAAGTGGCGCAGTTCAGGAAGCATTCAGCTGCTTCAACAAGGTCGCTGGAGCTTTCTATTTCTGCCTTTCCAGAGCAACAAATCCCAATATTTTACACAGGTTGTCTGCTATTGCGGGCTCTGGTTCAAGAGCCTGTCGGGCACAAATAAAGCAAGTGACCTCTTGCATGCAGCATCTGGCTGGATTGCAAGCTAGAGAAGAGCATGCTATACAAATGCTCTTAGCCAAGCTTGCAAACGCAACGCTTGGGCGAGCGTGGAATGAGGTTGAGGAGCGTCATGCCTGTAACATTCTTATGCTAGCCGCTGCTAGTGTAATACCACCATTTGAAAACAT ATCGCCAAAGATGCTTGCGGATTCAATGATGTTGGGAAAAGATGGTGTTGACCAAATCGGAGAACATGTTGATCAGCCTTATTTGGACGAAAGGCGCCCAGGTTGTGCTCGTGTTGCTGTGCCAAGAACAATATATCCGGAAGATCTGACAGAACCAAGGACTGGGATCAAGTTCCCTACTCTTCTTGAGGAGAATTCAAATCCAGCCGCAGAG GTGCTTGTCGGGATGGGTTACAGAAGTATGCGGATAATGAAGGTCAAAAACCTGAATCTTTATGCCTTTGGATTAT ATATACAACCAGATTCTATCTGCAACAAGCTGGGTTCAAAGTATGCTTCTGTTCCAGTTGCCGAGTTAAAGGATCACCCAGATTTCTATGAAGATCTTCTGAG GGAAAATATTCATATGACAGTCAGATTGGTAGTTAGCTACAATGGGCTTAGCATTAGTGCAGTGCAAGA TGCGTTTGAGAAATCTCTTGGCTTTCGACTGCAAAAG ATGAATCCTAATACTGATTACCATTGCCTGAAGACATTTGGCTCTTACTTCAGGGAAGACATTCGAATACCTGTG GGTACAAAGATCGACTTCCGTCAAACATGTGATGGCCAGCTTATAACTGAAG TTGATGGCAAACAAATTGGCGCTGTCCAGAGCAAAGATCTTTGCA GGGCTTTCTTCGATATGTATATTGGTGACCCACCTGTTTCAGTGGAGACCAAACAAGACATCGCCCAGAATGTGGGTGGGCTCATTAGAAGATGCTAG
- the LOC119320456 gene encoding endoglucanase 8-like, producing MKKKHTPASCVALLLAALVLSGDVAGATSFNYKDALTKSILFLEAQRSGKLPPDNRIKWRGDSGMEDGKLAHVDLTGGYYDAGDNVKYGLPLAFTVTTLAWAALAFKPELQAAGELKHVQEAIRWGTDYMLKCAAKKNHMWVQVGDPNLDHQCWVRPENMPTPRTLYQIDGNTPGTEIAAETAAALAASAMVFRNDKNYARRLMNKAKLLYQFAKTHLKTYDGECPFYCSYSGYNDELLWAATWLFMATKRQVYADFITHEAISSSVAEFSWDLKYPGAQILLAPHNMNASGGMQSYKTQADNFVCAVLPDTPFHQVFITPGGMIHLRDGANSQYVTGTAFLFLVYADWLDTARQDVMCGATPIKPARLREFAKQQMDYLLGANPRGRSYVVGFGANPPTQPHHRGASTPVLKPGTVVNCGMSFGDWFAPDRPNPNELTGAIMGGPDGADNFIDKRNASACTEPCTYINSLAIGALAALAGRGPNLVASQSQSHGYDQM from the exons ATGAAGAAGAAGCACACCCCGGCGAGCTGCGTCGCGCTGCTCCTCGCGGCGCTCGTCCTGTCCGGCGACGTCGCCGGCGCCACCTCCTTCAACTACAAGGACGCGCTCACCAAGTCGATCCTGTTCCTCGAGGCGCAGCGCTCCGGGAAGCTGCCGCCCGACAACCGCATCAAGTGGCGCGGCGACTCCGGCATGGAGGACGGCAAGCTCGCCCAT GTTGATCTGACGGGCGGGTACTATGACGCGGGCGACAACGTCAAGTACGGCCTCCCGCTGGCGTTTACGGTGACGACGCTGGCGTGGGCGGCGCTGGCGTTCAAGCCGGAGCTGCAGGCGGCGGGGGAGCTGAAGCACGTGCAGGAGGCCATCCGGTGGGGCACCGACTACATGCTCAAGTGCGCCGCCAAGAAGAACCACATGTGGGTCCAGGTGGGCGACCCCAACCTGGACCACCAGTGCTGGGTCCGCCCTGAGAACATGCCCACGCCCCGCACCCTCTACCAGATCGACGGCAACACCCCCGGCACCGAGATCGCCGCCgagaccgccgccgccctcgccgcctccgCCATGGTCTTCCGCAACGACAAGAACTACGCCCGCCGCCTCATGAACAAGGCCAAGCTGCTCTACCAGTTCGCCAAGACCCACCTCAAGACCTACGACGGCGAGTGCCCCTTCTACTGCTCCTACTCGGGCTACAACGACGAGCTGCTCTGGGCCGCCACCTGGCTCTTCATGGCCACCAAGCGCCAGGTCTACGCCGACTTCATCACCCACGAGGCCATCTCCTCCAGCGTCGCCGAGTTCAGCTGGGACCTCAAGTACCCCGGCGCGCAGATCCTCCTCGCCCCCCACAACATGAACGCCAGCGGCGGCATGCAGAGCTACAAGACGCAGGCCGACAACTTCGTCTGCGCCGTCCTCCCCGACACCCCCTTCCACCAGGTCTTCATCACCCCCGGCGGCATGATCCACCTCCGCGACGGCGCCAACTCGCAGTACGTCACCGGAACcgccttcctcttcctcgtctacgCCGACTGGCTCGACACCGCCCGCCAGGACGTCATGTGCGGCGCCACGCCCATCAAGCCCGCTAGGCTCAGGGAGTTCGCCAAGCAGCAGATGGACTACCTCCTGGGGGCCAACCCGAGGGGGAGGTCCTACGTCGTCGGCTTCGGGGCCAACCCGCCGACGCAGCCGCACCACCGCGGCGCGTCCACGCCGGTGCTCAAGCCCGGCACGGTGGTCAACTGCGGCATGAGCTTCGGCGACTGGTTCGCGCCCGACCGGCCCAACCCCAACGAGCTCACGGGCGCCATCATGGGCGGGCCCGACGGCGCAGACAACTTCATCGACAAGCGCAACGCGTCGGCGTGCACCGAGCCCTGCACCTACATCAACTCCCTCGCCATCGGCGCGCTCGCCGCGCTCGCCGGTCGCGGGCCCAACCTCGTCGCCTCCCAGTCCCAGTCCCACGGATACGATCAGATGTAG
- the LOC119321372 gene encoding probable CCR4-associated factor 1 homolog 11 — protein MQPPPFYFHGAVPVPPSSVPVRSVWAWNFREESDELCHLAWNARYVAVDVHYPGLVHHADRNHNILTVEERYAVVKANVDALKPLQVGIALRDQHGQHLGAWEFNLRGFCAQADPHDDSSLAYLAGRGLDVDRLSVRGLSAKMLREALLRSGLFDPRCARSWITYTGAYHIAYLLKIVTGGAPLPQDMAGFVGAVRHYLGDQVYDVARMAADPDCPAMPLGLERIATHLGFRPPLGSPRLAAAAGVHALQVFMRLKYRELGGDVERHRGLLHGLHY, from the coding sequence ATGCAGCCGCCGCCGTTCTACTTCCATGGAGCAGTTCCCGTGCCGCCGTCGTCGGTGCCGGTGCGCTCTGTGTGGGCGTGGAACTTCAGGGAGGAATCGGACGAGCTCTGCCACTTGGCCTGGAACGCCCGGTACGTGGCCGTCGACGTGCACTACCCGGGCCTCGTCCACCACGCGGACCGGAATCATAACATCCTCACCGTGGAGGAGCGCTACGCCGTCGTGAAGGCCAACGTGGACGCCCTCAAACCGCTCCAGGTGGGCATCGCCCTCCGCGACCAACATGGCCAGCACCTCGGCGCGTGGGAGTTCAACCTCCGCGGCTTCTGCGCCCAGGCCGACCCGCACGACGACAGCTCCCTGGCGTACCTCGCCGGCCGCGGCCTCGACGTGGACAGGCTCAGCGTCCGCGGCCTCAGCGCCAAGATGCTCAGGGAGGCGCTGCTGCGTTCCGGCCTGTTCGACCCTCGGTGTGCGCGATCGTGGATCACCTACACCGGGGCGTACCACATTGCGTACCTCCTCAAGATTGTCACCGGCGGCGCCCCGCTGCCGCAGGACATGGCCGGGTTCGTCGGTGCCGTTCGGCATTACCTCGGCGACCAGGTGTACGACGTCGCGAGGATGGCGGCCGACCCCGACTGCCCGGCCATGCCCCTGGGGCTGGAGCGCATCGCCACTCACCTCGGCTTCCGTCCGCCGTTGGGGAGCCCTCGCCTGGCGGCTGCCGCCGGCGTGCACGCGCTGCAGGTCTTCATGCGGCTCAAGTACAGAGAGTTGGGCGGCGACGTGGAGAGACACCGAGGCCTGCTTCATGGCCTGCACTACTAG